A stretch of DNA from Nitrospira sp.:
GCTACTGCATTGTCATCAGCGGACGGAGCCCATTAGATCGGGAGATTGACGAAATAGCCGGAGCCGTCCGTTCCATCAAACAAGAAGTCCCGATTCAAATCTGCTGTTCACTCGGTCTGATGAGCGAATCCCAAGCGAAACGACTCAAAGCCGCCGGGGTTGACCGCGTGAATCACAATTTGAACACCAGCGAAGCCTTTCATGCCTCGATCTGCACAACCCATACCTTTCAAGACCGCCTCGCAACCATTAAAAATGCACGCGCGGCAGGCTTGGAAATCTGCTCCGGCGGCATTGTGGGTATGGGCGAGTCAGACGAAGATCTGATCGAGCTGGCCACGGCCCTGCAAGACGTCAAGCCGGACTCCATTCCCTTGAACATGCTCACCCCAGTCTCCGGCACCCCATTCGAACAGGCCGACAACCTCACTCCTCAACGCTGCCTCAAGGTGCTTTGCCTCTTTCGGTTTTTGCATCCTCGGACCGAAATCCGCATCGCGGGCGGTCGAGAACATAATCTACGCAGTCTCCAGCCGTTGGCGCTCTATCCGGCTGACTCCGTCTTTGTCAATGGCTATTTGACGACACCTGGTGCACCAGCTCCGGAAGTCTGGGGTATGATTGAAGATCTCGGGTTCACAATTGAAGTGGATTATCAGCAACCTGTGGCTGGCTGATTGACTTCCTTGTTGCGGTGCAAGTAGCTCATTATCTGTGAGCATGAAGCATCTCGATCATTGTTGGCTGGGAGCAGTCCACCGTCACTTTGAAGAGGAGAATGGTCCAAAGATTATCCGTCTTCACCATGTCCGCGAAGAAGTCATCGCGGCATGAGACTTCCCTGAGGTTTATCGAAAAACGATCTCGCCCAAGCACTCCGTTAGCTCGGTTATTCCATTACTCTCCGGATCGGTAGCCACCTTCGCCTCACCACGCTTCAGCATGGCGAGCACCACGTCACAATCCCACAACATTCACCCCTCCGTATGGGAACGCTCTCATCGATCCATACGGACGTGGCCACTCATTTTAAAATCAGTCGAGACCAACTCCTTACTCAGCTTGTTTGACCAGGATAGTAGTGAGTCATGTGAGCCGCTAATGGTCTAGATCAATCTGTTGTCTCTACAAGGCAAACCGGGCAAGTCTTCAAGGTCGGTGGGGTTCGACAATCCGAAATCGGACTTCGTCCACATAGGAATAGGCCGAGGTTTGCTCTCCGGTAAAAAGACCGCAGCGGTAGGTGTCTGGTAACCAACCGTTTTTCGGGGGACTGAGCTGAAAATAGCCGGATCGGTCATTTGTCGTGGTCAGGACACGATCATGGACTGCTGTCTTTGAATCCTCCGTCATGTCGGACGTTTCTGGTGCACAACGTGCAGTCAGCGGTACGGCGTCAAATGAATCTGAGACCAGCCGAAACACTAAATAGATTTCCGATTGAGTGGTGGGGAAGGTATCCCCAGGACTTAGTGGAATGAACTCGTGAGCCCCGGTCGGGAAATCATCCCGCACGACCTTGACCGCTGGAATCACGAACAGAAACCAACTAAAGTCAGCATCACGACCGGCAATCGCCACTCCCGTCTCTAACGTTTTTTGAGCGTTGATCCTCTCAATCGCCTTCGCATACAGAGCCTCTTCCGAGAGTACAGCTGCCTGGGTTCCTGAGTCCTTCTCCCTCTTGTCCTCTTCCTCCTTCAGCTTCACCAGCTCAGGAACATGGGGCTTTACTTTATCGAGCCAACGAGCGATTTTGTCTTTCGCCAGCACGCGAGTGCCGGCTGGAAACGGGACATCTCGATTGGCCTGTTCAAACTCAACGGCTGCGTCATACAGCAGTTGAAAATGGACGAACGCTTCGTCCCAGCGTTCCAATTTCACGTAGCACTGTCCCATCCGATAGGTCGTGTCGGCGAAATCTTCCTCACTCGGGTTGAGATTCGAGATATTGCCGAATACGGCGATCGCCTCCTCGCAACGATCCAATTGCATCAACGTCAGTCCCAGCTGATGGGCTGCAACGGGATCACTGGGGTTGAGTGTCAGAAGCTTTCGGTATAGCGGCTCGGCGTCTTGAAAACGTCCGGCCTGGAACAGGTTCCAGGCATCCGATCGAATGGCGGCCCATTCCCTCAATTGAGTCGCGTTGGCCGCAGGCGTCACTGTGGGTATGAAGCGTCGCCCTCGCTCCATCGACTCATGGAGTTGAGCCCGCTGATTCTTGGCGGGAAGCTCCAGAGGAGAGCCAGACGGAGCATGTTCCAGTACATACTGGAGATCAGCATCTGCCCCTGAATAATCCAACAGGTCAAAACGGGCACGAGCCAAGG
This window harbors:
- the bioB gene encoding biotin synthase BioB; translated protein: MTEYVALTEKALRDEPLTREECLSVLNAPNDDLLALLDAAFQVRSKYFGRTVRLQMLQNAKSGACQEDCHYCSQSSISTAPIERYNLLPQKQMMEGARQAAASKAQRYCIVISGRSPLDREIDEIAGAVRSIKQEVPIQICCSLGLMSESQAKRLKAAGVDRVNHNLNTSEAFHASICTTHTFQDRLATIKNARAAGLEICSGGIVGMGESDEDLIELATALQDVKPDSIPLNMLTPVSGTPFEQADNLTPQRCLKVLCLFRFLHPRTEIRIAGGREHNLRSLQPLALYPADSVFVNGYLTTPGAPAPEVWGMIEDLGFTIEVDYQQPVAG
- a CDS encoding tetratricopeptide repeat protein; translated protein: MAFARQGFVGTQHLYVEIVRVIVVLALIVVAVPCALADAEQRVTVEQVVEQARAAWESGAVTSALELVEQGIQDDPQALVLHKLRGDILSTFRELKEAVQAYDRVLATDPAVLDVRWAKWAVLVRWGQEEEAITELRTIAKLDATNPLTHWRLAQELRKVDRLEESLEVYKRAVELKPELLGWRLALARARFDLLDYSGADADLQYVLEHAPSGSPLELPAKNQRAQLHESMERGRRFIPTVTPAANATQLREWAAIRSDAWNLFQAGRFQDAEPLYRKLLTLNPSDPVAAHQLGLTLMQLDRCEEAIAVFGNISNLNPSEEDFADTTYRMGQCYVKLERWDEAFVHFQLLYDAAVEFEQANRDVPFPAGTRVLAKDKIARWLDKVKPHVPELVKLKEEEDKREKDSGTQAAVLSEEALYAKAIERINAQKTLETGVAIAGRDADFSWFLFVIPAVKVVRDDFPTGAHEFIPLSPGDTFPTTQSEIYLVFRLVSDSFDAVPLTARCAPETSDMTEDSKTAVHDRVLTTTNDRSGYFQLSPPKNGWLPDTYRCGLFTGEQTSAYSYVDEVRFRIVEPHRP